The DNA sequence ACTCTATCGCCATGGACATGCTGGAATTGTGCTCGATGCAGAAGCGGGACTAGTTCTTGAAGCCTTAGGGTATGGAACAAGTTCGCGATTAGAATCACTTGAAAAATGGGACTATTATCCGACTGTGAAAGTGCTACGCCTCAAAAACCGCACTGAAGAAACCATCAGTGAACTCGTTAAACGAGCGATGTCAGATTTTTTAGATATTAATTATAATCTGATTGCAACTAAAACAAACATGAATCTCACGCATTGTTCAGATATTGTTTGGAAAGTTTTTAATGCTATTGGCGTTGATATCGATAGTAATGGTGGCTGGTTGGTCACTCCAAAAGATATTAGTCAAAGTCAATACCTTTATGAAGTTGAATCTTATGGTTTTTCAGATGAACGCGCTTGGTAACCTAGCAATGATATTTTGCTAGGTTTTTAATTTATACTAATTTTTCATTAGCATCATATTAAAAATAGAGTTAAAATAAAGATATAAGATTTTAAGCAAAAAGGGGAGTTAACCTTGCCATTAGCAGAATTTAGATATATTGACAAAGCATTATCGACACTTGATAAAGAACGTGATCAACTAGAAGTCATTTCAAAATTACTTCAGATGGAATTCACTGAAATTATGAACCTCCATACGATGGAGTATTTAAATATTACCACTCGTGTGAAAGGACGAGACAGCTTAAAAGAAAAAATTCTTCGCCAAGGATACTATAAAAAATACAATGACCCCATCCGCCTGATTTATCAATTATCCGATTTAATTGGAGTTCGTATTGAATGTCGCTTTGAACAAGATGAACGTGCGATTTATAAAGTCTTAAAAAAACATTTTAATGTGAGAAATGATGATGGGTACTATTATAATGAAATGAATCCAAATGTTAAATTAAGCTTAGACGGGCGTCAACCACAAAAACAGAAAAATGGATTTAAAATCTTCAGAATTGATGGAATTGTCACAGATACGAATAATGAGTTACCCTTTGAGTTACAGATTAAATCACTTGTTAACTCATTCTGGGGTGAAATTGAACATAAAATTATTTATAAAAATTATAACTTCCTTTTAGTCGATGATTTATTAATTGAAATGATGCACTCGATTAAAAATAACTTAGCTTTACTCGATAAACAATTATTAACCATTTACCGAAATGTGGAACAACGACAAACGGATGAAGAGTATCAACGTCGTAACCTAGAAGAAGTGATGGCTAAAATGTGTAATGATGTCTTTGCTAAACAGTTAAAAGAGCAACTGGGAATGAACGTTAATATTAAAAAAGCATGCCAAACCATCATGAAATACACATTCTCTCCAAATGGGATGCTAGAAATTCAAAATATTAGTGATTCTCTTATTAAGGCACTTGAACGTATTTCTCAAATTTCAAATGAGCAAGTCGAATTCAACGTTCCAATTATTTTCTCACGTGAACCTCATTATACGAATAAGTTCGCGCAGATTGTTGGGCCGTATTTTAGGGATGTGATGAATAAAGAGTTCCATTGGAATCTCTTCTTCAAAATCTTATTTGAAATCGAACCTCAAGATAGCGTCGATGATTTTGAAAAGTTCTTAGGCTTCCTCGAACAAGCGTATCAAACTTCATCTTCAATCACACGACTTAAAAAGATTTTGTATTCACAACTTGAAGAGCATGCTGATGAAGTCATGGAGACCCTCATGGAAACCGTCGCTCATATAATTGTTTCCATTGATGACGTTGAATGTATTTATGAAAACAATATTACAAAAGTTGCCTCTGTCATTGCGGATACGTTGCGTGATATAACAGCCCAAATGACGACTTACGATCAATGGCTAACTCAAAAAGAAGCCTTGATAGAAGACTTCAAACAATATTTACTTGAAGAATTATCTTAATAGAAAAAAAGCGCAAAGGCGAAATTTCCTCCTTTTGCGCTTTTTAATTAATCTATAAAGTATGATTTGACTTCTTCTAAGTTTTTAGCGACTGTTAGAACTAACATTAATTGAATACGAGCTTTTTGACCGTTTAAGTTACTTGCTAAAATAGCTCCCGCTTCAACTAATTGAGCACCACCACCGTCATAACCATACGATTCTAGTACACGTCCCATTGGACAACGAGACACGATAATGACCGGAATTTGATGAGCAACGGCACGTTTGATTCCTTCCATCATCATTGGTGGAACATTTCCTCGTCCCATCGCCTCAATGACGATTCCTTTCGCCCCTTTTTCAACTAAGAAATCTAAAAGGGTAGAGTCCATTCCTGAGACAGCTTTCAGTAAATGAACATCCGTTTCAATACGATCCGTCTGCACATGCTTAGTTGGAATCGATTGTTTATGATAATAGATGACATCATCTTGATCGACAATACCAATTGGACCAAACTCTAACGATTTAAATGTATCCAGGCTCATCGTATGAGTTTTAGTCACTTCACGGGCTGCATTGACTTCGTTGTTTAAGACAACTAAGACTCCTTTATTTCGTGATTTAGGATGAACCGCTGTACAGATAGCAGCTGCTAAATTACTTGGCCCATCATAACCAAGTTCTGATCCATTGCGCATTGCTCCAACGACAACGACTGGTTTCTCAGTATTTAAACAAATATCTAATAAATAAGCTGTTTCTTCTAAGTTATCCGTCCCATGTGTTACGACAACACCTACAATATCGTCCTGATTTAATTTTTCTTCTACCACACGTTTTAACTCCATCATTTTTTCGGGTGTCATATGTGGTCCTGGAAGTTTTCCAAACTCTACAATATCAAGCTCAGCAATTTGATCAATGTTTGTGACCATTGACATAATATCTTCACTAGACATTGACGGAATGGCGGCCTTCAGACGTGGATCTACTTTCATTGAAATGGTTCCACCTGTAAATACTACTGCTACTTTTTTTGCCATAAAAAAGCCTCCACGTTATTTATTTTTTAATCTTACTACGTAATTATTTTACTCATTCCAGTTCTTTGATGCAACCTTTTGACAAAAAAAAGAAAGAGGTGTCTAATTTTTAGACCTTTCTTTCTTTGATATACATTTTAGCAACAAATTAATCATTTTATGTTAGAGTAGGGGAATCCAGCCTGTTATTCTTCACTCGTTACAATTTCAGCTCGTTCTAAAATACTATCCGGAATGGTTAAACCAATCGCATCGACATGTTCTTGATTCACAACTAAAGACGTATTTTCTAACGTTTTAACTGGCATGGTACTTGGATCTTTTCCTTCTAATACTTCAGCAGCCATTAAACCTGTTTCATAACCTAACTGGAAGTAGTCAATACCTTCGGTTGCAACGCCACCTTTTTTAGCCATTCCTTCTTCACCTGTGACAACTGGAATTTTTTTCTCAAGACAGGCATTCCAAACGACTGGCATTGAGCTTGAAACTAAATTATCCGTTGGGGTATAAATCACATCAACTTTATCAACAACAGAAGCAATGGCATTTGGAATCTCATTGACAGATGTAATTCCAACTTTGATAATGTCAAGCCCTAGCTTAGCCGCAGCTTCTTCTGCTAATGCCACTTGAATTTCCGAATTCACTTCACTCGTTGTATATAAAATCCCAACTGTCTTTGCCTCAGGTAACAGTTCTTGAATCAGTTCCATTTGTTTAGCCACAGGTGTTAAATCACTCGTTCCTGTCACATTTGTTCCGCTCACATCCCATGCCTTTGTTAACCCTGATTCCACAGGATCAGTTACCGCTGTGATCACAATTGGAATATCTTTTGTCGCGTTATAAGCCGCTTGAGCCGCTGGTGTCGCAATGGCAAAAACTAAATCAACGTTACTATTCACTAACTGGCTGGCAATGGTTTGTGCCGTTGGATTTTGTCCTTGTGCATTTTTAAACTCAATGTGAATGTTGTCTCCGTCAACATATCCCTCATCTTCTAAAGCAGCAATAAATCCTTCATAAGAAGCGTCTAGGGCAGCATGTTCTGTATATTGTAAAACACCAATTGTTTTCATATCTGAATCCGTCTTTTGACTACAACCAGCTAGAAAGCTACAATAACAACAAATCATCCCAACCCCTAGACCTTTTAATACTTTACTAGCTTTCATATGATCATCCTCCTATCATTATCTATTTTGTTCAACTCATAATGAGTAAAACCATCCTCTTTATCTTCACATCACATTACCTTTTGGCTGAGAATAAAGGAGTTGTCTCTCAAACCTCTCTATTTACTAAAGACACCAACCTCATGGATTATTTTCTATTGATTAAGTTGGATTTCAATGAATTATGATTATTATATGAGCTTAAATAATAAAAGTCAAACGTTTATTTCTATTTTTTTCCAAAAAGGTATTTTTAAATACGTTTTAAAAAAGTAGCCTATCGTATTTAAAATCGTAGCTATCAACGACTAAAAATAAAGTCTTTAAATCGTAGAATAGGGGAGATACGACGATATCATGATATTAGATCAGTTTTATAAAAGAGATCGAATCGTCTCTTTTCCATTCATAAAAAAAGTGATGTCGCTACGTGACATCACTTTTTTTATGAGAATAATAATTCATCACTGAGCGATCCATTATGCACATTTTTTTCAAATTGATGTAATAATTTTTCAGGCGTTAGTTCTTGTTTTTCATGGCCACTAATATCAAGAACAATCTGTCCTTCATGTAGCATGATTAAACGAGATCCATATTTAATCGCATGCGTTAAATTATGCGTAATCATTAACGTCGTAATCTTTGATTCTTGGACCATTTGATTCGTTAAATCCATAATTTTAGCGGATGTTTTAGGATCGAGTGCTGCCGTATGCTCGTCAAGCAGTAATAAATCGGGCTTCACCAAAGTCGCCATAATTAAAGAGAGCGCTTGACGTTGCCCTCCTGATAATAGACCAACTGGAGTTTGCAATTGATTTTCAAGCCCAAGTTGGAGAGGAGCAACGATTGCTTTAAATGTTTCAATATCTTTTCTAGATTCTAAAAATGCTAAACCAAATCGTTTTCCCTTATTACGAGCCAAGGATAAGTTTTGTTGAATGGTTAAAGAAGGTGAAGTTCCGAGCGTTGGATCTTGAAAGACGCGTGAGATAAAGCGTGTCCGTTGATATTCCTTTAGTTGGGTAATCTCATGATTAAGTAAGGAAATAACCCCTGCATCGGGTGTTAACGTTCCGGAGATTAGATTTAATAAGGTTGACTTTCCGGCACCATTACTTCCAATCACCGTCACAAACTCTCCTTCTTCAATCGTTAAATCCAACCCCTGAAAAATTTTCTTTTCATTGACGG is a window from the Turicibacter bilis genome containing:
- a CDS encoding ABC transporter substrate-binding protein, whose amino-acid sequence is MKASKVLKGLGVGMICCYCSFLAGCSQKTDSDMKTIGVLQYTEHAALDASYEGFIAALEDEGYVDGDNIHIEFKNAQGQNPTAQTIASQLVNSNVDLVFAIATPAAQAAYNATKDIPIVITAVTDPVESGLTKAWDVSGTNVTGTSDLTPVAKQMELIQELLPEAKTVGILYTTSEVNSEIQVALAEEAAAKLGLDIIKVGITSVNEIPNAIASVVDKVDVIYTPTDNLVSSSMPVVWNACLEKKIPVVTGEEGMAKKGGVATEGIDYFQLGYETGLMAAEVLEGKDPSTMPVKTLENTSLVVNQEHVDAIGLTIPDSILERAEIVTSEE
- a CDS encoding YiiX/YebB-like N1pC/P60 family cysteine hydrolase, producing the protein MKPNYYFITFLFFILIISMLNFLVELNAYTPNHAENSISVMKQATEDFKVVDYPISLITLEERCVDEQNQQVKCHQLQDIQNGDILITKSNHTLLYRHGHAGIVLDAEAGLVLEALGYGTSSRLESLEKWDYYPTVKVLRLKNRTEETISELVKRAMSDFLDINYNLIATKTNMNLTHCSDIVWKVFNAIGVDIDSNGGWLVTPKDISQSQYLYEVESYGFSDERAW
- a CDS encoding asparaginase; this translates as MAKKVAVVFTGGTISMKVDPRLKAAIPSMSSEDIMSMVTNIDQIAELDIVEFGKLPGPHMTPEKMMELKRVVEEKLNQDDIVGVVVTHGTDNLEETAYLLDICLNTEKPVVVVGAMRNGSELGYDGPSNLAAAICTAVHPKSRNKGVLVVLNNEVNAAREVTKTHTMSLDTFKSLEFGPIGIVDQDDVIYYHKQSIPTKHVQTDRIETDVHLLKAVSGMDSTLLDFLVEKGAKGIVIEAMGRGNVPPMMMEGIKRAVAHQIPVIIVSRCPMGRVLESYGYDGGGAQLVEAGAILASNLNGQKARIQLMLVLTVAKNLEEVKSYFID
- a CDS encoding GTP pyrophosphokinase produces the protein MPLAEFRYIDKALSTLDKERDQLEVISKLLQMEFTEIMNLHTMEYLNITTRVKGRDSLKEKILRQGYYKKYNDPIRLIYQLSDLIGVRIECRFEQDERAIYKVLKKHFNVRNDDGYYYNEMNPNVKLSLDGRQPQKQKNGFKIFRIDGIVTDTNNELPFELQIKSLVNSFWGEIEHKIIYKNYNFLLVDDLLIEMMHSIKNNLALLDKQLLTIYRNVEQRQTDEEYQRRNLEEVMAKMCNDVFAKQLKEQLGMNVNIKKACQTIMKYTFSPNGMLEIQNISDSLIKALERISQISNEQVEFNVPIIFSREPHYTNKFAQIVGPYFRDVMNKEFHWNLFFKILFEIEPQDSVDDFEKFLGFLEQAYQTSSSITRLKKILYSQLEEHADEVMETLMETVAHIIVSIDDVECIYENNITKVASVIADTLRDITAQMTTYDQWLTQKEALIEDFKQYLLEELS
- a CDS encoding ABC transporter ATP-binding protein; amino-acid sequence: MLNIQQLSKTFYPNTVNEKKIFQGLDLTIEEGEFVTVIGSNGAGKSTLLNLISGTLTPDAGVISLLNHEITQLKEYQRTRFISRVFQDPTLGTSPSLTIQQNLSLARNKGKRFGLAFLESRKDIETFKAIVAPLQLGLENQLQTPVGLLSGGQRQALSLIMATLVKPDLLLLDEHTAALDPKTSAKIMDLTNQMVQESKITTLMITHNLTHAIKYGSRLIMLHEGQIVLDISGHEKQELTPEKLLHQFEKNVHNGSLSDELLFS